A single window of Culicoides brevitarsis isolate CSIRO-B50_1 chromosome 3, AGI_CSIRO_Cbre_v1, whole genome shotgun sequence DNA harbors:
- the LOC134835912 gene encoding ADP-ribosylation factor-like protein 16, whose amino-acid sequence MSILCLGPKGSGKTLLLNALQDPDSVNDTTHSISTIGTNIFTIKLPVKETEGKKKTNAKQYVQIRELGGTMAPMWKNYYDDVEKIMYVIDTSNLCQISAAGVLLYSILSEPRLQHVKIIIILTKMDFSYRQMRNEALLMMQMRELEKQVSQKLTIMQASAISNEGIDEIFDWLAK is encoded by the exons atgtcaattttatgCTTAGGTCCCAAAGGTTCGGGCAAAACGTTGCTCTTGAATGCCCTGCAAGACCCAGATTCCGTAAATGACACAACGCACTCGATTTCGACGATTGGCACGAACATCTTCACCATCAAGCTGCCCGTGAAAGAGACGGAgggcaagaaaaaaacaaatgccAAGCAATACGTTCAAATTCGCGAACTGGGAGGCACAATGGCACCCATGTGGAAAAATTACTACGATGACGTCGAAAAGATCATGTATGTCATTGACACGTCGAATTTGTGTCAAATTTCCGCAGCTG gagtTCTTTTGTACTCAATTCTCTCCGAGCCGCGATTGCAACACGTGAAAATCATCATAATTCTCACAAAAATGGACTTTTCGTATCGTCAAATGCGAAATGAGGCTCTTTTGATGATGCAAATGCGTGAGTTGGAGAAACAAGTCTCCCAAAAATTGACGATTATGCAAGCGAGTGCCATCTCAAACGAAGGAATTGACGAAATTTTCGACTGGTTGGCGAAATAA